One genomic segment of Dehalogenimonas alkenigignens includes these proteins:
- a CDS encoding phospholipid carrier-dependent glycosyltransferase — MTKFFNIIKRFTAWKYAWLAAVLIGSMILHLGLLWHPDELVLDEQYYVVAARDYLVQGDLHQPEHPPLAKLVITAGMQVFGDNPFGWRFFPAVFGTGAIFFFYLILRQFPLSNAAVNIAVGLFAFENATFLMASVAMLDIFNVTFMLAGFWAYLARKYPLAVLFLLLSALCKLTGLFPVIAIASHWLVFRRDKVLVLAISGLAAYAGAILAVPGLEYLLTDDWSNPFSRINHLFTVPGTITFENSSHPSALHPWQWVLGYYIMPFWWSPQYLSAVTPTVWAMTLPGFVWTSWLAWRRRDETAFFAAAWIFATLIVWIILGAITDRITYIFYFVPIVGGVLLAFALFFDKAWAWTTEAAPGVQKSIPAGADTANLEPITVSCDENDITTNSESETEGAHPVLTSKPKWWTTVRRRRLFFIGMGILITVHLAFFLALSPFTNWWPTNPG, encoded by the coding sequence ATGACAAAATTCTTCAACATAATCAAACGATTCACCGCCTGGAAGTATGCGTGGCTGGCCGCGGTTTTGATCGGTTCGATGATCCTCCATCTGGGTCTGCTGTGGCACCCCGACGAACTGGTGCTGGACGAGCAATATTATGTCGTTGCCGCCCGTGACTATCTCGTTCAGGGCGATCTCCACCAGCCGGAGCACCCTCCCCTGGCCAAGCTGGTGATTACCGCGGGCATGCAAGTATTCGGTGACAATCCATTCGGCTGGCGTTTTTTCCCAGCCGTATTCGGCACGGGTGCCATTTTTTTCTTCTATCTCATTCTCCGGCAATTCCCGCTGTCCAACGCCGCGGTGAATATCGCGGTTGGACTATTCGCCTTTGAAAACGCCACCTTTTTAATGGCCAGCGTTGCCATGCTGGATATTTTCAACGTCACTTTTATGCTGGCCGGCTTTTGGGCTTACCTCGCCCGTAAATACCCGCTGGCGGTGCTGTTCCTGCTCCTGTCAGCCTTATGCAAACTGACAGGTCTATTTCCGGTAATCGCCATCGCTTCCCACTGGCTAGTTTTCCGGAGAGACAAGGTCCTGGTCCTGGCGATCTCCGGTCTGGCGGCTTACGCCGGTGCCATCCTGGCGGTACCTGGGCTGGAATATCTTCTCACCGACGATTGGAGCAACCCCTTTAGCCGCATCAACCATCTGTTTACCGTGCCGGGTACCATCACCTTTGAAAATTCCAGCCACCCTTCCGCCCTCCATCCCTGGCAATGGGTCCTGGGGTATTACATCATGCCGTTCTGGTGGTCTCCTCAATACTTGTCGGCGGTTACGCCGACAGTCTGGGCGATGACTCTGCCGGGGTTTGTGTGGACCTCCTGGCTAGCCTGGCGCCGCCGGGATGAAACCGCATTCTTCGCCGCTGCTTGGATTTTCGCCACACTAATCGTATGGATCATCCTGGGGGCAATCACCGACCGCATAACTTACATCTTCTATTTTGTCCCGATTGTCGGCGGCGTTCTTTTAGCATTTGCTCTTTTCTTTGATAAAGCCTGGGCTTGGACCACGGAAGCAGCACCTGGAGTCCAAAAATCAATCCCTGCCGGTGCCGATACTGCAAACCTGGAGCCAATAACTGTCAGCTGCGACGAAAACGATATCACCACGAATTCTGAAAGTGAAACCGAGGGAGCCCATCCTGTTTTGACCTCAAAGCCGAAGTGGTGGACAACGGTCCGCCGCCGGAGGTTATTTTTTATCGGAATGGGAATCTTGATCACCGTACACCTGGCTTTTTTTCTGGCCCTTTCACCGTTTACCAACTGGTGGCCGACCAACCCGGGATGA
- a CDS encoding glycerol-3-phosphate acyltransferase has product MMAGVSTIAGQIAVVTAAYFIGAFPHLLILARLHRLSTEGDLHISLWQKAGPGWGLFATAVDVLKGIITIVIARLFGFDTGTVVIAALAVTCGQMWPVFKRFDGEKGNTTGFGAAVALSIVPALVSLIPVFMAIGLKAAKAFRLKDVPPSERLKTGAGQSAALPLGVALAFLALPLIAEALGESPEIVNGFAALFGLIMLRRLTAGLFQDLASGTSRWKIFWSRLLLDRPVTHP; this is encoded by the coding sequence ATGATGGCAGGAGTATCAACTATCGCCGGACAGATCGCCGTTGTCACCGCTGCCTATTTTATCGGGGCTTTCCCACATCTGCTGATTCTCGCCCGGTTGCACCGGCTAAGTACCGAAGGCGATCTTCATATCTCCCTTTGGCAGAAAGCCGGGCCGGGATGGGGTCTATTTGCTACCGCTGTCGATGTTTTAAAGGGCATTATCACTATCGTCATCGCCCGCCTTTTTGGCTTCGACACCGGGACCGTTGTCATCGCGGCATTGGCTGTCACCTGCGGCCAGATGTGGCCGGTTTTTAAGAGGTTCGATGGAGAAAAAGGGAATACCACCGGTTTCGGCGCCGCGGTCGCTCTGTCAATTGTCCCGGCGCTTGTATCCCTCATCCCGGTGTTTATGGCGATCGGCTTAAAAGCAGCCAAAGCTTTTCGGCTAAAAGATGTCCCTCCCAGCGAGCGCCTCAAAACCGGCGCCGGCCAAAGCGCGGCTCTGCCATTAGGCGTCGCCCTGGCTTTCCTGGCCCTGCCTCTGATTGCCGAAGCGCTCGGGGAATCCCCGGAAATCGTCAACGGGTTTGCCGCACTGTTCGGCTTGATCATGCTGCGGCGCCTCACCGCCGGGCTGTTTCAGGACCTTGCCTCCGGAACATCCCGCTGGAAAATTTTCTGGAGCCGCCTGCTGCTTGACCGCCCGGTGACCCATCCGTAA
- a CDS encoding DegV family protein — protein MTVKVVTDTTADLPPAIASELGIKIVPMYVRFGEDVFKDRVEITEDQFYTRLQSDPVHPSTSQPSPKDFLDVYKEIMPAKDGIFSLHISKKLSGTYDSALQAKQMLGGSQVLEVMDTLSVSMGLGLLAILAGRLAKGGASIEEISTAVNDAIPQVRLLGIFDTLKYLAAGGRIGKAKALVGSILSVKPVLTVKDGEMHPAGQVRSRAKGIERLVEWAGSLGKLEDLAVVHTTTPEEASNLADRLGALFPREKIIISRLGAALGAHAGPGTLFVVARVA, from the coding sequence ATGACAGTCAAAGTTGTGACCGATACCACCGCCGATTTGCCGCCAGCCATCGCTTCGGAATTGGGTATCAAGATCGTGCCGATGTATGTGCGCTTCGGCGAAGATGTCTTCAAAGACCGGGTCGAGATCACCGAAGACCAGTTTTACACACGCCTCCAGAGCGACCCGGTGCATCCCAGCACTTCCCAACCGTCGCCAAAGGATTTTTTGGACGTTTATAAGGAAATAATGCCTGCTAAGGATGGGATTTTCTCGCTTCACATTTCAAAAAAATTGTCCGGAACTTATGATTCGGCGCTACAGGCAAAGCAGATGCTCGGCGGCAGTCAGGTACTTGAGGTGATGGACACCCTTTCGGTATCAATGGGTCTGGGTCTGCTGGCCATACTGGCTGGGCGCCTGGCTAAAGGCGGCGCCAGCATCGAGGAGATTTCAACCGCCGTCAACGATGCCATTCCACAGGTCAGGCTGCTGGGCATTTTCGATACTTTAAAGTACCTTGCCGCGGGCGGGCGCATCGGAAAAGCCAAAGCACTGGTCGGTTCTATCCTGTCAGTCAAACCAGTGCTCACGGTCAAAGACGGCGAGATGCATCCGGCCGGGCAGGTGCGCAGCCGGGCGAAAGGCATTGAACGCTTGGTTGAATGGGCAGGTAGCCTGGGCAAACTCGAGGACCTAGCGGTGGTCCACACGACCACCCCTGAAGAAGCAAGCAACCTGGCAGATCGCCTTGGGGCATTATTCCCCCGGGAAAAGATTATCATTTCCCGGCTGGGGGCGGCGCTGGGCGCTCATGCCGGCCCCGGCACTCTGTTTGTCGTCGCTAGAGTCGCTTGA
- a CDS encoding M48 family metallopeptidase has protein sequence MAVEIKADGAVVVRAPRRILSALIADFVKRHADWIALKQAEIAKRPRAEPKSCVEGEEFLFLGQTCRLHFVDAGISKIDFDGRIQLPRTKESQARELIEDWYRVQAWKVITKNIERRVSEMGCRPSGLRITGARQRWGSCGIRGALNFNWRLVMAPPDIIDYIVVHEMAHLKFRGHGRDFWHFLGQFVPRYKEMRQWLRDNSARMAI, from the coding sequence ATGGCGGTTGAAATTAAAGCCGATGGGGCAGTTGTGGTTCGCGCCCCGAGACGCATACTGTCGGCGCTGATTGCTGATTTTGTTAAGCGCCATGCAGATTGGATCGCCCTCAAACAGGCGGAGATAGCTAAAAGGCCGCGGGCGGAACCAAAAAGCTGTGTCGAGGGCGAAGAATTTCTTTTCTTGGGGCAAACCTGCCGCCTTCATTTCGTTGACGCGGGTATCTCGAAAATTGACTTTGATGGCCGCATTCAGCTGCCAAGAACGAAGGAATCCCAAGCAAGAGAGCTAATAGAAGACTGGTATCGGGTTCAGGCCTGGAAAGTAATTACAAAGAACATCGAACGACGTGTCTCAGAGATGGGCTGCCGGCCCAGCGGTCTGCGCATTACCGGCGCGCGGCAGCGGTGGGGTTCCTGCGGTATCAGAGGAGCATTAAATTTCAACTGGCGACTTGTCATGGCACCGCCGGATATTATCGACTATATCGTTGTTCATGAGATGGCGCATTTGAAGTTTCGGGGGCACGGCCGTGATTTCTGGCATTTTCTCGGGCAGTTTGTGCCCCGTTACAAAGAAATGCGGCAGTGGCTCCGCGACAATTCTGCCAGAATGGCAATTTAG
- a CDS encoding response regulator transcription factor, with product MNSNDQPAIRILVVDDDEAILQYVCAGLEIAGFRAKGTSDGEEALAAVRDGHSDLVLLDLFMTPVTGFDILTKLRDFSDIPVVVFTARDDIGGFALETGADGYLGKPFKTKTLIEKIEEVIAKRGENPK from the coding sequence TTGAACTCCAACGATCAACCAGCCATCAGGATTCTGGTGGTAGACGATGACGAAGCAATACTGCAGTATGTCTGCGCCGGGCTCGAAATTGCCGGATTCAGGGCAAAGGGGACCTCCGACGGCGAGGAAGCCCTTGCGGCGGTCCGCGACGGGCATTCGGATTTAGTTCTGCTGGATTTGTTTATGACTCCGGTCACTGGATTCGACATTCTGACAAAGCTGCGTGATTTTTCCGATATTCCGGTGGTCGTTTTCACCGCTAGGGATGATATCGGAGGATTTGCTCTTGAAACCGGCGCCGACGGCTATTTGGGAAAGCCCTTCAAAACCAAAACGCTCATTGAGAAGATAGAAGAAGTCATAGCTAAGCGGGGGGAAAACCCAAAGTAG
- the ligD gene encoding non-homologous end-joining DNA ligase translates to MSNKIKTTVGSHRIELTNLEKALFPGISKGELIRYYLKIAPVMLPHIKDRPLSFQRFPDGINAEGFYQKQAPSAYPEWIKRIPLGVKDIVDYASADSAADLVYFAQQAVIVIHTSLARADKPHNPDLLVFDLDPPADDFGMVKKTALQMRALLEGLDLKCYVKLTGSRGVHLAVPLDRSWDFGLVNSFADRVAGLYQRKHPDETTVEISKAKRGNRIFIDTNRNHFAQTAVAPYSVRAREGAPVAAPITWGELSNADIKPAQFNIENIFDLLANRADPWADIYRHGLPLKRAEGLLQSLENSEKS, encoded by the coding sequence ATGTCGAATAAAATAAAAACCACCGTTGGCAGCCATCGTATAGAACTCACTAATCTTGAAAAAGCGCTGTTCCCGGGCATCAGCAAAGGGGAGTTGATCCGGTACTACTTAAAAATTGCTCCGGTGATGCTGCCCCATATCAAGGATCGCCCGTTATCGTTTCAGCGTTTTCCCGACGGCATCAACGCCGAAGGTTTTTATCAAAAACAGGCCCCCTCCGCGTACCCGGAATGGATTAAAAGGATACCGCTCGGGGTCAAGGATATTGTCGACTATGCTTCGGCAGACTCGGCGGCGGACTTGGTCTACTTTGCCCAGCAGGCCGTGATTGTCATTCATACTTCGCTGGCCCGCGCCGATAAACCCCACAATCCCGATTTGCTGGTTTTTGACCTGGACCCTCCGGCCGATGATTTCGGGATGGTTAAGAAGACGGCGCTTCAAATGCGGGCGCTGCTAGAGGGGCTTGATTTGAAGTGTTACGTCAAACTCACCGGCAGCCGCGGGGTGCACCTCGCCGTACCGTTGGACCGGAGCTGGGACTTTGGCCTGGTTAACAGCTTCGCTGACCGCGTGGCCGGGTTATACCAGCGGAAGCACCCGGATGAAACCACAGTCGAGATATCCAAAGCTAAAAGAGGAAATCGTATTTTTATCGATACCAACCGCAATCATTTCGCTCAAACTGCGGTGGCGCCTTATTCAGTGCGTGCAAGGGAAGGCGCCCCGGTAGCTGCGCCAATCACCTGGGGAGAATTATCCAACGCCGACATCAAACCAGCACAATTCAATATCGAGAATATTTTCGACCTTTTAGCAAATCGCGCGGACCCGTGGGCTGATATTTACAGACACGGTTTGCCGCTGAAGAGGGCTGAAGGTTTATTGCAGAGCCTGGAAAATTCAGAAAAGAGCTGA
- a CDS encoding response regulator has protein sequence MPVKILIADDQPQIRNLVKSMLSEYLVLQASSGEEALRVVRESQPDLVIMDILMPGMDGLTACSQIKADPATAEIPVLVLTIIDHDLNRRFANNLGADGYVTKPFTAEQLRQAVVRHLKPAEKTGPAV, from the coding sequence ATGCCTGTAAAAATTCTTATTGCCGATGACCAGCCCCAGATCCGCAACCTAGTAAAAAGCATGCTTTCGGAATATCTGGTTCTCCAGGCCTCTTCCGGCGAGGAGGCGTTAAGAGTCGTCCGGGAATCGCAGCCGGATCTGGTGATTATGGATATCCTGATGCCAGGGATGGACGGTTTGACCGCCTGCAGTCAGATTAAAGCGGATCCAGCTACTGCAGAGATTCCGGTACTCGTATTGACTATCATCGACCATGACCTTAATCGGCGGTTTGCCAACAATCTGGGAGCCGACGGGTACGTCACCAAACCTTTCACCGCCGAACAACTTCGGCAGGCCGTGGTCCGTCATCTCAAACCTGCAGAGAAAACCGGCCCGGCAGTATAA
- a CDS encoding rhomboid family intramembrane serine protease: MYRRYQRPFYQDPLFVLIGLNVVFFLLTTGSDALLVRLAISPATFLSEPWTAVTSMFVHAGLSHLLFNMLALYFFGNYLSQIVGERQMLAIYFVGGIVGSLFFWILGPSNGLAVGASGAIFALGGALAVLRPMTKVIIFPIPIPLPLWVAVIGGGLLISLAANVAWESHLGGLVTGIAAGLVNRSRLRL; the protein is encoded by the coding sequence ATGTACCGCCGATACCAGAGACCGTTCTACCAGGACCCCCTGTTTGTCCTCATCGGCTTGAATGTCGTATTTTTCTTATTGACGACCGGTTCCGACGCTCTCCTTGTTCGTTTAGCTATAAGCCCGGCTACCTTCTTATCCGAGCCATGGACGGCGGTCACCAGTATGTTCGTCCATGCCGGCCTTTCCCATCTACTGTTCAACATGCTGGCACTGTACTTTTTCGGCAATTACCTCTCCCAGATTGTCGGAGAACGGCAAATGCTGGCAATTTATTTCGTCGGTGGTATCGTCGGAAGTTTGTTTTTTTGGATCCTGGGGCCATCAAACGGCCTGGCGGTCGGCGCTTCCGGGGCAATCTTCGCCCTGGGAGGCGCTTTGGCGGTGCTGCGCCCAATGACAAAGGTCATCATTTTTCCGATACCCATCCCCCTGCCCCTCTGGGTCGCGGTTATCGGCGGTGGACTGTTGATCTCATTGGCGGCCAATGTTGCCTGGGAATCTCACCTCGGCGGCTTGGTGACAGGCATCGCCGCCGGGCTGGTAAACCGAAGCCGTCTGCGGCTTTAA
- a CDS encoding response regulator transcription factor has protein sequence MSTIIVIEDDRTLAELVKYNLIREGFAVFTAADGVAGLELIRREKPDAVIMDVMLPGMDGFELTRLLRREFSTPVLILTARSEEIDKVLGLELGADDYLTKPFSMRELLARVKAMLRRGDLARLDAVSQPEGLVLKAGGIEIDQARHRLSVGGQAVDVTPREFDLLSFFMTNRGLAFSRDTLLDRVWGPDYPGDSRTVDVHVRWLRQKIEVEPSRPKHLVTVRGLGYKFEG, from the coding sequence ATGTCTACAATCATCGTCATCGAGGACGACCGAACCCTCGCCGAATTGGTGAAATACAACCTGATCCGAGAGGGGTTTGCTGTTTTCACCGCCGCCGACGGCGTTGCCGGACTGGAGTTAATCCGCCGCGAAAAGCCCGACGCCGTGATTATGGACGTCATGTTGCCGGGTATGGACGGTTTCGAACTGACCCGGCTGTTGAGGCGGGAGTTCTCGACTCCGGTTCTGATTCTGACTGCCCGCAGTGAAGAGATTGACAAGGTTCTTGGACTGGAATTGGGCGCCGACGACTATCTCACCAAGCCATTCTCTATGCGTGAGCTTTTAGCCCGAGTCAAAGCGATGCTGCGTCGTGGCGATCTGGCCCGCCTGGACGCGGTATCGCAGCCTGAGGGTTTGGTGCTCAAGGCGGGCGGCATCGAAATTGACCAGGCGCGCCATCGGTTGTCTGTCGGCGGCCAAGCGGTTGATGTCACTCCCCGGGAGTTCGACCTTTTAAGTTTCTTCATGACCAACCGTGGGCTGGCCTTCTCTCGCGACACTCTGCTTGACCGCGTCTGGGGTCCGGATTATCCCGGCGACTCCCGTACTGTCGATGTCCACGTACGCTGGCTGCGGCAAAAAATCGAAGTCGAACCGTCCCGGCCGAAGCACCTGGTGACGGTACGCGGTCTGGGCTACAAATTCGAGGGCTGA
- a CDS encoding sensor histidine kinase: protein MTDQSVRRLIISAALTLAAVFLAVGAVRGYDLTLLIAGTIAALGVSVVIYLQVPSMSDDEVELEVAMKKLGGGESPDKVRLVAIGELADVKHAFNEMAKRVGDRMRQATAELSHLELMLQSVADAIIMVDRHGEIVHLNQAAERMFHLKEKAVGRTFIEAVRDHEFDSLLKKCLSSGSRQEGTIEVRPGRRVYDVTVSPLPGEPGAAMVIRDLTEIKRLERVRRDFVANISHELRTPLASLKLLAETLKAGACDDPAVAADFLGRIEVETDKLTQMVRELGELSRIESGESPLVKKSLDIVPFIEKVVKRLRPQADRAELALSVETVPGLKPVPADADRIEQVLVNLIHNAIKFTLPGGKITVTAATTPVGVEISVKDTGVGISPDDLPRIFERFYKADKARSGGGTGLGLAIAKHIIQAHGGDIRAESYPGKGAKFTFTLPG from the coding sequence ATGACAGACCAATCCGTCCGCCGCCTGATCATCTCCGCCGCGCTCACCCTGGCTGCCGTCTTCCTGGCGGTTGGCGCGGTGAGAGGCTACGACCTGACGTTGCTCATTGCCGGTACCATTGCGGCATTGGGGGTGTCGGTGGTTATTTACCTCCAGGTACCCTCGATGAGCGACGACGAGGTTGAACTTGAGGTGGCAATGAAGAAGCTGGGCGGCGGGGAATCGCCGGACAAGGTGCGCCTGGTAGCCATTGGTGAACTGGCTGATGTCAAGCACGCCTTCAACGAAATGGCCAAGCGCGTCGGCGACCGGATGCGGCAGGCCACTGCCGAACTCTCCCACCTGGAGCTGATGCTTCAAAGCGTAGCCGATGCCATCATTATGGTTGACCGACACGGCGAGATCGTCCACCTCAACCAGGCAGCCGAGAGGATGTTCCATCTTAAAGAGAAGGCTGTCGGACGCACCTTTATCGAGGCGGTACGCGATCACGAATTCGACTCCCTGCTCAAAAAATGCCTCTCGAGCGGCAGCCGGCAAGAGGGCACCATTGAAGTTCGGCCAGGCCGCCGCGTTTACGACGTAACCGTGTCTCCGCTGCCCGGCGAGCCCGGGGCGGCTATGGTCATCCGCGACCTGACCGAGATCAAACGCCTGGAACGGGTGCGCCGTGACTTTGTGGCTAACATCTCGCACGAGCTGCGTACCCCGCTGGCATCTTTGAAATTGCTAGCCGAAACCTTGAAAGCCGGCGCCTGCGATGACCCGGCAGTTGCCGCCGACTTCCTCGGCCGCATCGAGGTGGAGACCGATAAACTAACCCAGATGGTACGGGAGTTAGGCGAGCTTTCGCGTATCGAAAGCGGCGAATCCCCCCTGGTGAAAAAGTCTCTGGATATCGTCCCGTTTATCGAGAAGGTTGTCAAGCGGTTGCGGCCCCAAGCCGACCGGGCTGAACTCGCCCTTTCCGTCGAGACGGTGCCGGGCTTGAAACCGGTGCCCGCCGACGCCGACCGTATCGAGCAGGTGCTGGTCAATCTAATACACAACGCCATCAAGTTCACCCTGCCCGGCGGGAAAATCACCGTGACTGCCGCGACCACACCCGTTGGTGTCGAGATTTCGGTCAAAGACACCGGCGTCGGTATCTCGCCAGACGACCTCCCGCGCATCTTCGAGCGTTTCTACAAAGCGGACAAGGCTCGTTCTGGCGGCGGTACCGGCCTCGGTTTGGCTATTGCCAAGCATATCATCCAGGCCCACGGCGGCGATATCCGCGCTGAGAGTTATCCGGGGAAAGGCGCAAAGTTCACGTTCACCCTGCCTGGATAG
- a CDS encoding methylglyoxal synthase: MAPNITLALIAHDNKKEEMLSLVKDHRDELSRLSLVATRSTGLLIQARTDLAVTLMQSGPMGGDQQIGSLVASGVVKAVIFLRDPLTVQPHEPDVTALLRVCDVHNVPLATNLTTAEAVLHLIFEHPEIIGELSVRSRFLTGVVSAL, from the coding sequence ATGGCACCTAACATCACACTGGCTCTGATTGCCCACGACAACAAGAAAGAAGAGATGCTGTCCCTGGTTAAGGACCATCGGGATGAGCTTTCCCGACTGTCCCTTGTGGCTACCCGCTCCACTGGCCTCTTGATCCAGGCCCGCACCGATCTGGCTGTCACTCTGATGCAATCAGGCCCCATGGGCGGCGACCAGCAGATTGGCTCTCTGGTCGCTTCTGGCGTGGTCAAGGCGGTCATCTTCCTGCGGGACCCGCTGACCGTTCAGCCCCACGAACCCGACGTCACTGCCCTCTTACGAGTTTGTGACGTCCACAACGTGCCGCTGGCTACCAACCTGACCACCGCCGAGGCGGTGCTCCACCTGATATTCGAACATCCCGAGATCATCGGGGAACTATCCGTAAGATCGCGTTTCTTAACCGGGGTCGTCTCGGCCCTGTAA
- a CDS encoding PstS family phosphate ABC transporter substrate-binding protein has product MKTTGFKKWLVLPLVAVLALTAGLAGCGESNGGAQTTSPTGTVDTLSGTLDIIGSNTVTPVSTRWAEEFMKLHKNVNITVAGPGSSAGIAALINKTTTFAQSSRPIKQSEIDQAKANGVTVVETKVALDALSVVVHPSNPVNTLTIEQLSDIYTGKVTNWSQVGGNKAPIVILSRDTNSGTYAYFLEEVVQKLIAGKQDKTLQYSTSAQLLPSTEVGITQVAQNANAIFYSGLGYVTSAVKTLTIKKTAESPAVAPTLATAKDGSYPISRYLYYYTAGEPTGLTKAFIDYALSTAGQKIVEEEGFVALK; this is encoded by the coding sequence TTGAAAACAACTGGTTTCAAGAAATGGTTGGTCCTACCGCTGGTAGCGGTGTTGGCTCTGACCGCAGGCCTAGCCGGCTGCGGCGAGAGCAACGGAGGTGCCCAAACCACCTCCCCCACCGGCACTGTGGACACGTTATCCGGGACTCTGGACATCATCGGATCGAATACCGTTACCCCGGTTAGCACCCGCTGGGCCGAGGAGTTCATGAAACTCCACAAAAACGTCAACATCACGGTTGCCGGTCCCGGTTCTTCGGCAGGCATCGCCGCCCTGATCAATAAGACTACTACCTTTGCCCAGTCCTCACGGCCCATCAAGCAGTCCGAGATCGATCAGGCTAAAGCTAATGGCGTAACCGTGGTGGAAACAAAGGTAGCCCTTGATGCCCTTTCCGTCGTCGTCCATCCCTCAAACCCGGTTAATACCCTCACCATCGAACAACTTTCCGATATCTATACCGGCAAGGTCACTAACTGGAGCCAGGTCGGTGGCAACAAAGCCCCCATTGTGATCCTGTCCCGTGACACCAACTCAGGCACCTATGCCTACTTCCTGGAGGAGGTTGTCCAGAAACTGATTGCTGGCAAGCAGGACAAGACCCTGCAGTATTCCACCAGCGCCCAATTGCTGCCTTCAACCGAGGTCGGCATCACTCAGGTAGCTCAGAATGCCAACGCCATCTTCTACTCAGGTCTGGGATATGTCACCAGCGCTGTTAAGACACTGACTATCAAGAAGACCGCCGAGTCCCCCGCCGTAGCTCCGACATTGGCCACCGCCAAGGACGGTAGCTACCCTATCTCCCGATACCTTTACTACTACACCGCCGGTGAACCTACGGGTTTGACTAAGGCCTTCATCGACTACGCCCTTTCGACAGCTGGCCAGAAAATTGTCGAAGAAGAAGGCTTCGTCGCGCTGAAGTAA
- a CDS encoding acyl-CoA thioesterase, with translation MDHYKLILPEHLNHDGFLFGGNMLKWIDEFAYITANQEFPGNRLVTIALDNVAFHHPVAGGEIIRFDIERARLGNTSVQYKVKVFGTRRHACPETILFETRITFVSVDRDGKKQPISGLADDFPAATTGSA, from the coding sequence GTGGATCACTATAAACTTATTTTGCCGGAGCACCTGAATCACGACGGCTTCCTATTCGGCGGCAATATGCTGAAATGGATTGACGAGTTCGCATACATCACCGCCAACCAAGAGTTCCCTGGCAACCGCCTGGTCACTATCGCCTTGGACAACGTGGCTTTCCACCACCCGGTAGCCGGCGGTGAGATTATCCGCTTTGATATCGAACGTGCCCGCCTGGGTAACACGTCAGTGCAGTACAAGGTCAAGGTTTTCGGCACCCGGCGCCATGCCTGCCCGGAGACCATCCTGTTCGAAACTCGTATCACCTTCGTCAGTGTCGATCGCGATGGTAAAAAACAGCCGATATCCGGGCTGGCCGACGATTTCCCGGCTGCGACAACGGGGTCCGCCTAG